The nucleotide sequence CGTAAAATTCCTCTACGCCAGCCTTACTAGCAAGCGCTAAAACCTCGTCAAATTTACCAGCCCTTGCAAGCTCAAGTGCCTCAAAATACCACTTTGAAATTTCATCTTCGCTAATGGCATGATAGCTTATATCATAGCCCATTACTTGCTCTCATTGATGAAATCTTCGATGTTTGCGACGATCTTTGTGATGAGCGTCTTTCTAGCCTCCAAGCTGCCCCATGCTACGTGTGGCGTGATGAGTAAATTTGACTTCTTTTTTACATTTAAAAATGGACTATTTTCGCTCATCGGTTCGCTTTCTAAAACGTCCGTACCAAAGCGCAAATTTCTCTCATCTATCGCTCTTGCCATCGCCGCTTCATCCACTATGCCGCCGCGTCCTAAATTTAGTACTATCGCATCATCTTTTAGCAAATTTATCTCGTTTATACCAAGTAAATTTCTAGTTTTTTCATTTAGCGGTGCGTGGATGCTGATGATGTCGCTACTTCTTAATAGCTCATCTAGGCTTTTTTGCTTAAATTCGCTATTTTTATTTGCTCCGCTTGTCGAGTAGTAGCTCACGTTTGCGCCAAATGCACGTGCCACTACCGCCACGCCATGCCCTATCTCGCCAAGTCCGATAATGCCAAATTCTTTGCCAGCGATCTCGCTGATGTTTGCGCCAAGATAGGTGAAAATTTCGCTCTTCACCCACTCGCCACTTTTTACGTAGTGATCATAAAATTTGATGTGATTTGTTAGCTCAAAAAGCATCGCAAACGTGTGTTGCACGACGCTTGCGGTTGAGTAGCCAGCGACGTTTTTAACAGCTATATTTTTAACTTTTGCATGCTCTAGATCGACATTATTCATGCCAGTTGCACTTATGCAGATAAGCTTTAAATTTGTCGCCTCCATCACGGCTTTGTCGATGATGACCTTGTTTGTGATGACCACATCAACGCCCTTTAGACGAGGCACGATCTCTTTGCTTTTTGTTTTTTGATAGCCGGTAAACTCGCCAAATTTCTTAAAAACACTAAGATCAACGTTTTCTCCAAGCGTTGCCGCGTCTAAACAAACGATTTTCATCTTTAGTCCTTAATGAAATGTCCTACAAATTTAGAGTAGTTATCTAAAATTTTGCCGCCCTTTCTATATCCAAGTGCACATGCCTCATAAGCGTAAAACACGCCTGCTTGGTAGTTATCGCCTCTCTCATCTTGGTTAAACTGGTAAAATTCTTGATAGATGGCTTTGTTTGAGTCGTATTCGCCGTCATTACTTGCTATTTTTGCACCGTTCTCATCGTGTATTGAGACGTTAGCTCCTTCTCTGCCAAATACCGGCTTTTTCACATATTTTTTGCCTTTTAGTGGCTCGTTTGAAGTCTCAAGTAAGAGTGGATGATTTGGATAAAGATCCCAAAGAATCTTTAAAATTCCCTTGCTTTGGAAAAGTAGCGTGTAGGCTGGATTTATGATAATGGCTTTTTGGTTTTTGATGATATTTGAAAGTATGAGTGCTAGCTCGCCCTCATCGATCGCTATGCTCTCCCAAGGAACGAGTTTAAACCAATACTCGAAATTTTCATCACCTTTAAAAATCCCCTCGTCATCGTTAAAAACGACCTCATCAACGTAAGCAAAGTCGGTTTTAAAGCCGGCCTCTTTTGCGATGTATTGTAGTAATTTCACGGTTTGCTCATCCTCGATACTACCAGCGATAGAGCTAAAGAGTATCCCCCAGCCCTCGTAAACATCCTCGAAATTTACATTATCGTCACCAAGTGTGATTAGACGCTTGAAATTTTGTTTTAGAGCTTCGTAAAGGTTATTAAATTGCTCTGCTTCATCCATGTGATTTAGCTTTAGCATCGCCCACTGAATGATCGCTGTCTCAAAGACCGCCGTTGGCGTATCGGCGTTAAATTCTATCAGTTTTATCGGCTTGTCATCAAGCCCACCTGCTAGATCAAACCTGCCGTAAAGGTGCCAGTGAACGTCATTTTCCCAGCTATTTTTGATACTATCAACGAGATTAAACGGTATGCCTATCTCGTGAAAAAGGTTATTGTCAATGACGTGCTGAGCGGCATTTACATACATATCGTATAGCTCATTTGCCGCCTCATAATAAGCATCCGCTTCACTTGCTTTTACCTGTACGATCTCATCTGCGATATATGAGCTATTGTCATTATCTGTGTGCCACGCAAAGCCGATTCTTTCCATAAATTCGTTATTTAACGGAGTGATTTTTCTTAAATTTATCATTTTTTAGCCTCCAAAGCTTGATGAGCTAGAGCTTGATTTTGAGCCACCACCGAAAAATCCACTCTTGCCGCCACTGCTTCTTGCAGCAGAATTTGCTGCTTTTTGCTTATTAAAGCTATCAACGCTTCTTGTGTATGCGCTTGGATTTTTGTAAGAATTTTGACGAGTAGCTTGGAAATTTTGATTTCCAAAAAGCTTGCTACCTATCCAGCTACCAAGTATCGCACCGGCTGCTGAGGCAAGTATCGTCTCACCAAGGCTTAGACCGCCACTACTTAGCTGTGCGTCACTCGTTTTTGTTAAATTTGAAGTGCCATTGTCGATATTTGCGTTTGCTTGAGCTAGGAGCTTATCGATCTCGTCTTTGCTTAGCACACGCTCAGTGCCGTTTATATCTTTTAACACAACTCTAGTTTCAGTACTTGGATACTCTTCTAAAATTTTATAAACTCCAGGCGCGCTCTCTTCGATTATGACAAAGGCGCCATTTTTTTGCGCAACTTCGTTTAGTGCATTTTCATCACCGCCATTGTTACTGCCACAACCAGCAAGGCCAGCCATAACGATCGCACCAAATCCGCCTACCGCAGCATAAGTAGCTATCTTTTTAATGTGTTTCATATCTCTCCTATCAACTCTTTTAAATTTTTATGTCTTCTAACAAGTATCACACCTCGTTTAAATTTTATAAATTTTGAGTGGTGTATCGCTTTTATTATCTTTTCACTAGCTTTTTTCGTTGCCTTTGGCTTTAGATTTAGCTCCTTTAAAAATTCACTTAAATTTATCCATTTTGACTCATTTTCTATCTCAGCCTCTATCGCTTCATTGCTTGGCATATCATCATTTTTTTGTGCTAAAAGCGGCCTTTGCATAGCATTTAGAAACTGCATGAGCTTTTCATCTCTATCTTTATAAATTTGCAAAATTTCATTTTTTCGCTCGATTAGCATCTGCTCTTTTTCTTTAAAAAGCCTGTCTTTATCGGCTTGCAAGTTTAAATTTAAGCTCTTTAACTCGTTTAACTCATTTAGCAAATAATTTACAAACTCATCATTTTGGGATTTAGTTTTTGTACTTTTTGGAGCGGATTTTGTGGCTTTTTCGCTACTTGGTTTCTCATCAAGGATGACAAATTTTGTACCATTTTCAATGACTGTATTTATCGAACCACGGCGGATTCTATTATAGACTGCTTCTTTTGTTATGCCTAAAATTTCTGCAGCTTCGTTTATAGCTAGCTTTTGCATCGAATTTCCGTTTAAAATAAAATAAAAAAATTGCTTTGATTATAAAAAAATAAGGCTAAAAGAAGAGTTAAACAAAGAGAGCAAAGCCCTCTTTGTCTTGGTTTTAGAGTCTTGACTCGTAGCGTCTAAGCATATAAAGACGTTTAAGCATTTTCTTACGAGCAGCAATTTTTTGTTTCTTGCGGATCTCAGTTTTAGGCTCAAAGAAGCGTCTAGCTCTTGCTTCAGTTACTACTAAGTTACGGTCAGTTTGTTTTTTAAACTTTCTGTAACCCTCGTCAAATGACTCGTTAGGATGTACCTTAATACCAGGCAACGTCCTCACCACCTTTCAGATTAAAATAAGCCGTGAGTATAGTTTAATTTTCATAAATTTAAGCTTTTAACTATTTTTTTTTAAAACTCTTTTAATGCCATAAGCTTTATAATCATAAAATTTCAAAAAAGGCTTATTATGTCAAAGGATTTTCATCTTAGCTATGCCAAGAGGCGTTATATTTTTTTCGCCTGTATTACGCTATTTGTCTTTGTTTTACCATTTGTCAGAGTAAATGATGCGCAGCTATTTTTGCTAAGTTTTGATAAAAGTAGAGTTGATCTCTTTTTTACAAAATTTGATATGCAAGAGCTTTATTTATTGCCATTTTTATTTATCATTTTGTTCTTAAGCATATTTTTTCTAACGACACTTGCAGGGCGTGTTTGGTGCGGTTGGAGCTGTCCACAAACTATTTTTAGAACGATATTTCGTGACCTTTTGCAGACTAAAATTTTAAAGATTAGAAAAAATATCCAAAATAAGCAAAATGAGCCAAAAGGACAAATTTTAAAGCGTGCTTTAGCAGTTGGAATTTGGTGCATTTTAGCTCTTATTATTTCGGCAAATTTTTTATGGTATTTTGTGCCACCGCTTGATTTTTTTGCTTATTTAAAAGAGCCAAGCGAACATGGAGTTTTGCTTGCGTTTTGGCTTGTTATCGCTATTTGGTTAGTTTATGATGTCATCATTTTAAAAGAAAATTTTTGCATTTATGTCTGTCCTTACGCTAGGGTGCAGTCAGTGATGTTTGATAACGATACGATCCAAGTTATTTACAACCAAAAAAGAGGCGGCATAATCTATAATGGACAAGAGAAATTTAAAAAGCCAAAAGAAGAGGGTGCGCTGTGTACTGGCTGCGAGGCATGCGTGAGGATATGTCCGACGCACATTGATATAAGAAAAGGTATGCAGCTTGAATGTATAAATTGTCTAGAGTGTAGCGATGCTTGCGCTAAGGTGATGAAGCATTTTGATGAAAGCTCGCTTATCGAGTGGAGAAGTATAAATTCTATAAAAGAGCAAAAAAGGGTCAAAATTTTACGCTTTAGAACGGTTGCTTATCTCGTCATTTTGGGCATTGTTTTGACAGCTGGGGTATTGATGAGTAGCAAAAAAGAAAGCATGCTTTTAAACATAAATAGAACAAGCGAGCTTTATAAAATTTTAGGTGAAAATGAAGTCGAAAATTCTTACGTATTTTTGGTGCAAAATACACAAAATAAAGAGCATGCCTTTTACTTTGAAGTAGATGATAAGAATATAGAAATTTCTCGTCCAAATAAGCCATTTATATTAAAAGCTGGCGCAAAACAACGAGTAATCGTCACGCTAAAATCAAAAAATGAAAATTTAAGCGATAAAGATCTTTTAAAACATATAAATATAAAAGCCTATGCCACTGACGAGCCAGCTATCAGCGTGCAAAGGCAAAGTACTTTTATCTATCCTAAAAGATGATAAAATGGCAAAAATTTAATAGGAAGCAAGATGGCGATCTCAGAAAATGGTAAAAAAAGATACGAACTTATCGTAAAAACAGCACTTGAGCTATTTTTAGAAAAAGGATACGAAAAGACAAGCTTAAGTGACATCGTAGCGATAAGTGGCGGATCGCTTTCTAGCATTTATACATTTTTTGAGAACAAAGAGGGGCTTTTTGAGGCGATCATTGAACAAGAGATAGATAGCCTTATAAAAGAGATTGATGAGAAGATAGATCTTAAAATTTCTCACAGCTTGGAGGAATTTTTAACCAAATTTGCAACCATAATATTTTCTATTACTTGCAGCAAAAGGCATATCTCTCTTGGTAGGATAATGATGAGTGAGGGTTCTAAAAATGGTGGCAAACTTGGTAAGACGTTTTTGGATCAAATTTTAAAAAAGATCGATCTTGTGCTTATAAATTTCTTTGAAAGAGATGAGGTAAAAGCCAAACTTGATCCAAAATTTTCAGCCAAATTTGCTGCGAAGTACTTTATACAAAGTGTGATTGGGGCTTATTACTACGATTCGCTTTTGATAAATGAAGAACCAAAGCTTAGTGAAAAAAAACGTAAAAAGCATGTTGGCTTGTGTGTTGAGTTGTTTTTGAATGGAATTAGTAAAAAATAAAATTGACTTTTTATTTGTTTTCTAATAGAATCGAGAACTTTAAATTTTTGTAACAATTATTACAAAAACTAAATATGATATTAAAATTTAAAATTAAGAGAGGTTTTTATGGCAAATTTTAAAAGTGCTCTTGTGCTTTCGGTTGCAGTTTTATTTCTAAGTGGTTGTTTTGAAAATAAAGAGAATAAAGCGGCAGCAGGTCACCAGATGCCACTATCTCATGTGGATATTTTTACCGCACAAAAAACAGACATACCTATTAGTTTTGATTACACCGCAACAGTTACAAGTAGTCAAGATGTCATCATCTATCCAAAAGTTGGCGGAACTATCATAAAGCAGTTTTTCAAGCCGGGAAGCAAAGTAAAAGCGGGCGATAAGTTATTTTTGATAGATCCAGAAAAATATCAAGCTAGCTTTGACTCACTTGATGCCTCTGTTGGCGTAGCAAATGCAAATTTGAAAAATGCTGAGACTGAGTTTAAAAGAATTTCTGCCCTTTATAAGAAAAATGCAGTCTCTCAAAAAGACTATGATGCGGCAGTTGCAGCTTATGATATTGCAAATGCAAATTTAGTAAGCGCAAAAGCAAATTTAAAAAATGCAAAAATAGATCTAGGATACACGACTATTACAGCGCCATTTGACGGCGTAGTGGGTGATAATCAAGTAGATGTTGGTTCGCTTGTCATAGCAAACCAAACAAAACTTGTAAGACTTACAAAAATAAATCCTATTGAAGCAGAATTTTATATCGCTGATGTGGATAATCTAACTAGAAAGACAAATTTGGATAACGGCTCATGGCAACAGCTAAATAGTGACACTGTGTTAAGTGTCAATGGCGAAAATTTTAATGGTAAAGTAAATTTTATAGATAATGTCGTAAATACCGCAACTGGCAGCGTTTTAGCAAAGGCTAGCTTTGATAACAGTGAGGGTAAAATTTTACCAGGTGCGTTTGGTCATATAAAGATGAGTGGATTTGTGCAAAAAAATGCCTTTAACATCCCACAAGTTGCTCTTCAACAAAGTGCTACAAACTCTTATGTTTTAGTCGTAAAAGATGGCAAAGTAAGCCAAAAAAATGTAAAAACAGGATATCAAACAAAAAATATGGTAGCAGTCACTGAAGGTCTTGAAGATGGCGATAAGATAATCGTTAATAACTTCCTTAAAATCGGAGTTGGTGCACCAGTTGAAACTGATAAAGACCTAAGTGCGGAATTTATAAACGGCAAAGATGCAAACGCTACAAGTAGCAAGTAAAGGCAGATAGATGTTTTCAAGATTTTTTATAAACCGCCCGATATTTGCAACTGTTATATCTATCATCATAGTTATAGCAGGTTTTATGGGTATCAAGGGGCTTCCTATAGAGGAGTATCCAAGTCTTACTCCACCTACTGTCTCTGTAAGTGCGACATATAGCGGTGCTGATGCACAGACTATCGCCGACTCAGTCGCAAGTGCGATTGAAGACCAGATAAATGGCGTTGAAAATATGTTATATATGCAAAGTACCTCAAGCTCAGCAGGTACTATGAATATAAGCGTATATTTTAAGATCGGCTCATCGTCAAAACAAGCTACAATCGACGTAAATAACCGCGTGCAAGCTGCTCTTTCAAGGCTGCCTCAAGAAGTGCAAAATATGGGCGTAACGGTTCGCGAAAGAAGTGGCTCGATCCTTCAAGTTGTTGGCTTTACAAATCCAAATATGGATTTGATCGAACTATATAACTATGTAAATTTAAATATTGCTGATGAGATAAAAAGGGTTAGTGGTATCGGTGATACAGTATTGATAGGTACTAAAGAGTATTCTATGAGAATTTGGCTAAAGCCAGATAGACTAGCTCATTTTAAACTAACTCCAAGCGACGTCATTTCTCAAGTAAAAATTCAAAACTCACAATATGCCGCTGGCAAGATAGGCGAACAGCCATCGGATGGTGGTAATCCTTATGTTTATTCTGTTCGTACCGATGGTCGTCTTAAAAATGCAGCCCAGTTTGGCGATATAATAATTAAAAGTTCCGATGGATCAGTGTTGAAGCTAAAAGATGTAGCTACCATAGAGCTTGGAGCAGCTAGCTATGCTAACGATGCGATGTTAAACGGCAAACCGGCTATTCCTCTTTTGCTATTTTTACAAAACGACGCAAACGCACTTGCAACTGCTGAAGCTGTCAAAGCAAAGCTTGAAGAGCTAAAGAAAACCTACCCAGTTGGTCTAGAGCACACGATAGCCTACAATCCAACTGAATTTATCACCGTCTCAATAGACGAAGTCATAAAAACTTTTATCGAGGCGATGGTGCTAGTTCTTATCGTAATGTACTTCTTCTTAAAGAGCTTTAGAGCTACCATCATACCGATGCTAGCCGTGCCAGTATCTATCATAGGTACATTTGGCGGACTTTATGTGATGGGGTTTAGTATAAATTTGATTACACTTTTTGCCTTAGTTCTTGCCATCGGTATCGTCGTAGATGACGCTATTATCGTCATAGAAAATGTCGAGAGAATTTTACATGAAGATAAAGGGATCAGCGTAAAAGACGCGACGTTTAAGGCGATGGAAGAGGTGCAAACTCCAGTTATCTCTATCGTACTCGTGCTTTGTGCTGTTTTCGTGCCAGTTTCATTTATGGAAGGCTTTGTTGGCGTTATACAAAAGCAGTTTGCTCTAACACTTGTTATTTCTGTTTGCATCTCAGGCTTTGTCGCCCTTACGCTTACGCCAGCGCTTTGTGCGGTTATGCTTAAGAAACAAGAGAGTAAGCCATTTTGGATAGTTCAGAAATTTAACGACTTCTTTGACTTTAGCACTAGACTCTTTACGGCTGGAGTGGCTAAAATTTTAAGGCATATTATTATTAGCTTTATTGTAATTGGCATTTTAGGATTTGCCACCTATAAGCTATTTGATGCTGTGCCAAAAGGGCTTGTGCCTTCAGAAGACAAGGGTGCTTTAATGGTTATCACCTCACTTCCACCTTCAACAAATATGCTAAAGACAAAAGAAGAAGTAGTCTCGATTAGCAACGCCATTTTAAGCAATCCAAATGTTGAGTTCACTATGGCTTTTGCAGGTTATGACATACTAGCTAGCTCGCTTAGGGAAAATTCAGCCGTTAGCTTTATAAAGCTAAAAGATTGGAGTGAGAGAAAAGGCGTTAACAATGGAGCTGATACATTAGCTGGCCAGTTTAATGGTATGCTTTGGGGCTCAAAAAACTCAATGACATTCGTTGTAAATTTACCACCTATTATGGGTCTATCAATGACTGGTGGCTTTGAGATGTATCTACAAAATAAAAGCGGTAAGAGTTACAACGAGATAGAAGCAGATGCTAGAAAAGTATCAGCAATAGCCAATGCAAGGCCTGAACTAACAAATGTCAGAACCACACTTGAGACAAATTATCGTCAGTTTAAGATAACAGTTGATAAAGAAAAAGCTAAATTATTTGGCGTAAGTGAGAGCGAAATTTTTAGCACGGTAGCAGCTACTTTTGGCTCTTACTACATAAATGACTTCAACCTTGCTGGTAAATCTTACCGAGTATATGCAAGAGCCGAGGAAAGTTTTAGAAATAATCCTGAGGATCTAAGAAAAATTTTCGTCCGCTCATATGATGGCGGCATGGTGCCACTAAATTCAGTAGCAACACTTACAAGAACGATCGGACCTGACATTGTTGATAGATTTAACCTCTTTCCATCGGCTAAGATCATGGGCGATCCAAAAACTGGCTACACGTCAGGCGATGCGATCAGAGCGATCCAAGAGGTCGTAAATGACACGCTAAGCAGTGAGGATTACGCTATAAGCTGGGCGGGAACGGCGTATCAAGAGGTAAATTCTCAAGGAACAGGCACGGTCGCCTTTATCTTTGGTATGATCTTTGTATTTCTCATCCTTGCTGCTCAGTACGAGAGATGGCTCATTCCACTTGCGGTCATCACTGCCGTACCATTTGCGGTATTTGGCTCATTGCTCGCTGTTTGGATAAGAGGCCTAACAAACGATATCTACTTTGAGATCGGACTCTTGCTACTCATCGGTCTAGCGGCTAAAAATGCCATTTTGATCGTAGAGTTTGCAATGCAAGAGCGTGATAGCGGTAAGAGTATATTTGACTCAGCGATAAATGCAGCTAGACTTCGCTTTAGACCTATCGTAATGACATCTATCGCATTTACCTTGGGCGTCTTCCCGATGGTTATAAGCACAGGTGCTGGTGCAGCATCTCGCCACTCATTAGGAACTGGCGTGGTTGGTGGCATGATCGCTTCTACGACGATAGCGATATTTTTCGTCCCAATGTTTTATTATTTGCTTGAAAATTTAAATGAGAAATACTGGAAAAAGGGAGCAAAAAAAGATGAGAAATAAGGCGTTTATACTTATAACGGCGGCGTTTTTAGCTGGTTGCTCATTTCGTCCAGAAATGCCAAATGTAGATACAAATTTCACCTCTACTTACACTTATGAGACAAGCGATATAAGGGATCTTTGGTGGAGAGAATTTAATGATGAAAATTTAAATTCTCTAGTAGAAAATGCACTTGAGAAAAATACAAATTTACGTGTTGCTTATTTAAATTTAGAGAAAGCAAAAGCAAGCCTTGGCGTAGCTGAGGCAGATTTGCTTCCTGGTATAAATTTAAATGTAGGCTACGAAAAAGCAAAAAGTAGCGGGGAAACGTATACTAAACAACCACAAACTCGTTATAGAAAATCAGATATAAATTTAGGATTAAACTATGAGATCGATCTTTGGGGTAGAATAAGAAATAATGTAGCAGCGGCCGAAGAAAGCCTAAATGCAACCAAATTTGACTACGATAGCGCAAGGCTTAGCCTTAGCTCAAGTGTTGCAAAAAGCTACTTTGCGTTAGTTTCATTAAATATGCAAGAAGCTGTGCTAAGAGAGACTTTAAAAACCTATGAAGACACACTAGCACTTCGCAAAACACAGCTTGATCTTGGAAGTATAAATGAGATGACTTATTTGCAAAGTAAGGCAGCAGTAGAAAGCGCTAAGACCAATCTTACTTCTATATTAAATGCAAAGTCAAAAGCTATTACCTCACTAGCCATCTTGACTGGTAAAAGTAATAATGAAATTTTAAGTGGAGCTATTGCTAGCTCGCAAAATTTACCAGCTTCTCCCGAGATAAGTGCTGGCATTAGCTCTGAAATTTTGCTAAGAAGAAGCGACGTGGCAAAAGTACTGGCTGATTTAAAAGCTACAAATGCTCTTGTTGGTGTTGCAAGGGCTGAGTATTTTCCAAGCATTTCACTAACTGGACTTTTTGGCTTTTCAAGTATTGATTTTGAAAATATCTTTGTTGGAAATGCCAATACGTGGAGCATAGGTGGCTCTTTAGCACAGAAAATTTTTGATTTTGGTAGGACAAAAAATAATGTCGCAGTGGCTAAAACAAATGAACAAATTGCTGCTGTTAATTATGAAGCCGCGGTAAAATCGGCTCTAGGTGAGGTAAGAGATGCTCTTGTCTCAAGGCAAAATGCAAAAATTTCTTTGGAACAAGTGAAAAATTTGCTAAAATCCCAACAAAGAATTTACTCGCTTGCTAAAGAGCAATATGACGCTGGCTACATTGGACATTTAGAGCTTCTTGATGCGGAGAGAAATTTGCTTCAAGCAAAACTGCAAGACGTCTCAGCAAAGCTCGATGAGGTCGATAGTTCAGTCGAAGTTTATAGGGCTTTTGGTGGCGGTTTTAAGTTAGAAAAATAATTAAAAAGGAGAGCAATTGGGAACTAAGATATTAAATTTCTTGTTTTCTTGGGGTTTTTTCGTTTTTGCTATCGCTCTTGGCGTAGCATTATGGTTTGCGATAAATTACGTGGATACATTTAGGCTTGAGTCAAGCTTTTATGATATCGGCGAGATATTTATGATGGCGGCTGTTTTTTGTATTGCCTTTTATGTGATCGCAGCAATATTTGTTATTCCTATTAGAGCGATCAAAAAATCTTAATCTTTCATCTAAGGACAAAATCCTTAGATGAACTTCTTGACTTCATTGTGTAAAATTCTTAGATTTTTGATTATTTATTTTAAAAATTTATTTATGAGATTTACCGCATTTATATTACTACTTCTAACAAGTATATTTTTAATAGCTTGCTCAGCTAATCAAGCAAATAAAAAGATAAGTAACTCTGAACTAGAAAACTTAGCTAAACAATATGGTGGAGTATATATATTTAATCAAAAATTTGTTGATGAGATAGAGAGAAGAGAAAGAGAAAGAAACGATTATATGGATGATTTCTTTAAAAATAATAAAAGAAATTTTAAAAGATCTGACCTAGAAATCATGGATCAAAAATTCCCTCAAACCCTCTCAAATGGTAAAAGATATTATGAAAATTCAACAGATTATGAAAACCAAACCAAAAAGAAGATAAAGATTCCAGCAGAATATAAAGAAAAGGTTATAAATTTTATAGGTATAGATAATTACAACAAATATAAACCAGGTTTTGATCTGGATTATTTTTGTATAGACAAAGAAGGCAATATCGAAGTAATAGATATGACAGTTGATTACTATATTGTAAAAACAGATTATGGATTATTTGGTGACGAAGGAAGAGGATTTAGTTTTAAGAAAAACAGCTTTGAAAGTCTTGGTGGTGGAAACAAATTCATTCTAATAAACAATTAATTTATAAAAGCAAACAAGGACAAGTAAGTGCTGACTGAAAAATCAAATAAAGAGCTAATAAATTGCTTTAAAGACTATATTGATATAGCTGATGCGAGTTATGCAATGCTTCATAATGTATTTGAGAATGAAAGAAATGGACTTAATGAGCTTTATGATAAATGAACTAAGT is from Campylobacter concisus and encodes:
- a CDS encoding efflux RND transporter permease subunit, whose product is MFSRFFINRPIFATVISIIIVIAGFMGIKGLPIEEYPSLTPPTVSVSATYSGADAQTIADSVASAIEDQINGVENMLYMQSTSSSAGTMNISVYFKIGSSSKQATIDVNNRVQAALSRLPQEVQNMGVTVRERSGSILQVVGFTNPNMDLIELYNYVNLNIADEIKRVSGIGDTVLIGTKEYSMRIWLKPDRLAHFKLTPSDVISQVKIQNSQYAAGKIGEQPSDGGNPYVYSVRTDGRLKNAAQFGDIIIKSSDGSVLKLKDVATIELGAASYANDAMLNGKPAIPLLLFLQNDANALATAEAVKAKLEELKKTYPVGLEHTIAYNPTEFITVSIDEVIKTFIEAMVLVLIVMYFFLKSFRATIIPMLAVPVSIIGTFGGLYVMGFSINLITLFALVLAIGIVVDDAIIVIENVERILHEDKGISVKDATFKAMEEVQTPVISIVLVLCAVFVPVSFMEGFVGVIQKQFALTLVISVCISGFVALTLTPALCAVMLKKQESKPFWIVQKFNDFFDFSTRLFTAGVAKILRHIIISFIVIGILGFATYKLFDAVPKGLVPSEDKGALMVITSLPPSTNMLKTKEEVVSISNAILSNPNVEFTMAFAGYDILASSLRENSAVSFIKLKDWSERKGVNNGADTLAGQFNGMLWGSKNSMTFVVNLPPIMGLSMTGGFEMYLQNKSGKSYNEIEADARKVSAIANARPELTNVRTTLETNYRQFKITVDKEKAKLFGVSESEIFSTVAATFGSYYINDFNLAGKSYRVYARAEESFRNNPEDLRKIFVRSYDGGMVPLNSVATLTRTIGPDIVDRFNLFPSAKIMGDPKTGYTSGDAIRAIQEVVNDTLSSEDYAISWAGTAYQEVNSQGTGTVAFIFGMIFVFLILAAQYERWLIPLAVITAVPFAVFGSLLAVWIRGLTNDIYFEIGLLLLIGLAAKNAILIVEFAMQERDSGKSIFDSAINAARLRFRPIVMTSIAFTLGVFPMVISTGAGAASRHSLGTGVVGGMIASTTIAIFFVPMFYYLLENLNEKYWKKGAKKDEK
- a CDS encoding efflux transporter outer membrane subunit, which codes for MRNKAFILITAAFLAGCSFRPEMPNVDTNFTSTYTYETSDIRDLWWREFNDENLNSLVENALEKNTNLRVAYLNLEKAKASLGVAEADLLPGINLNVGYEKAKSSGETYTKQPQTRYRKSDINLGLNYEIDLWGRIRNNVAAAEESLNATKFDYDSARLSLSSSVAKSYFALVSLNMQEAVLRETLKTYEDTLALRKTQLDLGSINEMTYLQSKAAVESAKTNLTSILNAKSKAITSLAILTGKSNNEILSGAIASSQNLPASPEISAGISSEILLRRSDVAKVLADLKATNALVGVARAEYFPSISLTGLFGFSSIDFENIFVGNANTWSIGGSLAQKIFDFGRTKNNVAVAKTNEQIAAVNYEAAVKSALGEVRDALVSRQNAKISLEQVKNLLKSQQRIYSLAKEQYDAGYIGHLELLDAERNLLQAKLQDVSAKLDEVDSSVEVYRAFGGGFKLEK
- a CDS encoding tRNA 2-selenouridine synthase, which produces MNFLTSLCKILRFLIIYFKNLFMRFTAFILLLLTSIFLIACSANQANKKISNSELENLAKQYGGVYIFNQKFVDEIERRERERNDYMDDFFKNNKRNFKRSDLEIMDQKFPQTLSNGKRYYENSTDYENQTKKKIKIPAEYKEKVINFIGIDNYNKYKPGFDLDYFCIDKEGNIEVIDMTVDYYIVKTDYGLFGDEGRGFSFKKNSFESLGGGNKFILINN